In Synergistales bacterium, a single window of DNA contains:
- the rho gene encoding transcription termination factor Rho, producing the protein MAELQQGKTQNDSSRANGGNGGNAAQNGQSGQSLRHSFGALSNLTATELRKVARELNVPRASSLRKDDLVVQILRTQSETMGFRFGGGTLEVLGDGFGFLRPKGLLPSDHDIYVSASQIRRFGLRNGDVVWGVIRAPKDQEHYEALLRVELVNFADPEGARKRPRFEQLVPVFPDKRLKLETDPKALSTRVVDLFAPIGMGQRALIVSPPKAGKTTVLKRLANAITENHPETILMVLLIDERPEEVTDMARSVDGEIVASTFDRPAEEHLRVAGLTLEKAKRLVEVGKDVVLMFDSITRLARASNLVVPPSGRTLSGGMDPAALYFPKRFFGAARNIEGGGSFTIIGTALVDTGSRMDEVIYEEFKGTGNMEVHLSRKLSEQRLFPAIDIARSSTRREELLMSQEELQRIWTLRRRIANVDEAEVLNLILGKMRRTSTNAEFLATIKGS; encoded by the coding sequence ATGGCTGAGTTGCAGCAGGGCAAGACGCAGAACGACAGCTCCAGAGCAAACGGGGGAAATGGGGGCAACGCTGCCCAGAACGGACAGTCGGGGCAGAGTCTCCGCCACTCCTTCGGTGCCCTCTCCAATCTCACGGCTACGGAACTCCGCAAGGTCGCCCGGGAACTCAACGTCCCCAGGGCGTCCTCCCTCCGCAAGGACGATCTCGTTGTCCAGATCCTCCGAACCCAGTCGGAAACAATGGGCTTCCGCTTCGGCGGCGGCACCCTCGAGGTGCTGGGCGACGGATTCGGGTTCCTGCGCCCCAAGGGGCTGCTCCCCAGCGACCACGATATCTACGTCTCGGCGTCGCAGATCCGTCGCTTCGGGTTGCGCAACGGCGATGTCGTCTGGGGGGTGATCAGGGCCCCCAAGGATCAGGAACACTACGAGGCGCTGCTGCGGGTCGAGCTGGTCAACTTCGCCGATCCGGAGGGCGCACGGAAGCGCCCCAGATTCGAGCAGCTTGTGCCGGTCTTCCCTGACAAGCGTCTGAAGCTGGAAACGGACCCCAAGGCGCTCTCCACCCGGGTGGTGGACCTCTTTGCCCCCATCGGCATGGGACAGCGGGCGCTGATCGTCTCCCCCCCGAAGGCAGGCAAGACAACCGTTCTCAAGCGGCTTGCCAACGCCATCACGGAGAACCATCCCGAGACCATCCTCATGGTACTGTTGATCGACGAGCGCCCCGAAGAGGTCACCGACATGGCCCGCTCCGTGGACGGGGAGATCGTGGCCTCCACATTCGACCGGCCTGCGGAGGAGCATCTCCGCGTGGCCGGACTGACGCTGGAGAAGGCCAAACGTCTGGTGGAGGTGGGCAAGGATGTGGTGCTGATGTTTGACTCCATCACGCGGCTCGCCAGGGCGTCCAATCTCGTTGTTCCCCCTTCCGGGCGGACGCTCTCCGGCGGCATGGATCCGGCGGCCCTCTACTTCCCCAAACGCTTCTTCGGCGCCGCCCGCAATATCGAAGGCGGCGGCAGCTTCACCATCATCGGTACGGCGCTGGTGGATACGGGGAGCAGGATGGACGAGGTCATCTACGAGGAGTTCAAGGGGACCGGCAACATGGAGGTCCATCTCTCCAGGAAGCTTTCGGAACAGCGTCTCTTCCCCGCTATCGATATCGCCCGGTCCAGCACCAGACGCGAGGAGCTCCTGATGTCCCAGGAGGAGCTCCAGCGGATCTGGACACTCCGGCGCCGGATCGCCAATGTGGACGAAGCAGAGGTGCTCAATCTCATTCTCGGGAAGATGCGTCGCACGTCGACGAATGCAGAGTTTCTTGCGACAATAAAAGGATCGTAG
- a CDS encoding aspartate kinase, whose protein sequence is MSLLVLKFGGSSVATPERIRAVAERVHAFREQGNQVVVVVSAMGKTTDGLLSLADEVGALDRREMDQLLATGEQQTIALVSLALGKMGMRARSFTGPQAGFRADGYFMEGRVREIRAGQVQQALDEGCIPVVAGFQAQGPRGDVITLGRGGSDLSAIALAAALEAESCRIYTDVPGIYSADPRVVPGAVKLGAVSWEVCLQMAVTGARVLQGRSAELAARYGMPVYVASSFDREEGTWVMREDVHERLVVQAVTHDLNVAKVAVLGVPDVPGVAARLLTELAEESVGVEMIIQSVMRGDVQDMAFLIRKDLLGEAIDVCRAFSKEIEAQGVTFDTEVARISVVGAGIANHPEVPSQMFSLLAEEGINIDMIASSAQSITCVVTSQNVQEAVAALHRHFVEEALQ, encoded by the coding sequence ATGTCCCTGTTAGTGCTGAAGTTCGGGGGGAGCTCCGTGGCCACGCCGGAGCGCATCCGGGCCGTGGCGGAGCGCGTCCACGCCTTCCGTGAACAGGGGAATCAGGTTGTCGTGGTGGTGTCGGCCATGGGCAAGACCACCGACGGCTTGCTTTCTCTGGCCGACGAGGTGGGCGCTCTGGACCGCAGGGAGATGGACCAGCTGCTGGCCACAGGCGAGCAGCAGACCATTGCCCTGGTTTCCCTGGCCCTGGGAAAGATGGGCATGCGCGCCCGGTCCTTCACCGGGCCGCAGGCCGGCTTCCGGGCCGACGGATACTTCATGGAGGGCCGGGTGCGGGAGATCCGCGCCGGGCAGGTCCAGCAGGCCCTCGATGAAGGCTGTATCCCCGTGGTGGCGGGATTCCAGGCCCAGGGTCCCAGGGGTGATGTGATCACCCTGGGGCGGGGCGGTTCCGATCTGTCGGCCATCGCGCTGGCGGCCGCCCTGGAGGCCGAGAGCTGCCGTATCTATACGGATGTCCCGGGGATCTACTCGGCGGACCCGCGGGTGGTCCCGGGAGCCGTAAAGCTCGGCGCCGTCTCCTGGGAGGTCTGTCTCCAGATGGCGGTGACGGGGGCACGGGTGTTGCAGGGTCGGAGCGCGGAGCTGGCCGCCCGGTACGGGATGCCGGTCTATGTTGCTTCGTCCTTTGATCGAGAGGAGGGGACATGGGTGATGCGGGAAGATGTGCACGAACGACTGGTTGTCCAGGCGGTGACCCACGATCTCAACGTGGCCAAGGTCGCCGTCCTCGGCGTTCCGGATGTGCCGGGGGTGGCCGCCCGGCTGCTCACGGAGCTGGCCGAGGAGAGCGTGGGAGTGGAGATGATCATCCAGAGCGTGATGCGCGGTGATGTGCAGGATATGGCCTTCCTGATCCGCAAGGACCTGCTCGGCGAGGCCATCGATGTCTGCCGGGCCTTTTCGAAGGAGATCGAGGCCCAGGGGGTGACCTTCGATACCGAGGTGGCCCGGATCTCCGTGGTCGGGGCCGGGATCGCCAACCATCCCGAGGTGCCCTCGCAGATGTTCTCGCTGCTTGCCGAGGAGGGGATCAACATCGATATGATCGCCTCCTCGGCGCAGTCCATCACCTGTGTCGTGACCTCGCAGAATGTGCAGGAGGCGGTGGCGGCGCTGCACCGGCACTTCGTGGAGGAGGCGCTCCAATGA
- a CDS encoding D-alanine--D-alanine ligase: protein MGGTVVLVAYGGEGPEREVSLASGKAVLDALGGTEWTVRGCKLRKAADLIAAVEQVRREGARPVVFVALHGSWGENGRLQSMLELLEVPYTGSGPESCMVAMDKSLSKLRFRAQGLPTPEWVEGSAADEARFLGVASELLDVFGTVVVKPCSCGSTVGITIVERRDELEHAAARAFRHDDAILAERYIPGRELTVTVLEDLRGGLEALPVVEIVPDELNGLYSYQAKYSRGCCSYVVPAALGEEAADAVRRHALGAHIALGCRGYSRVDLRFSGEGAPALLEVNTVPGMTGTSLVPKAAKAAGYSFADLLGHLVQRASDSGTAFAAGSPSSWRGYRGS, encoded by the coding sequence ATGGGCGGGACTGTGGTGCTTGTGGCCTACGGAGGAGAGGGTCCGGAACGGGAGGTGTCGCTGGCCAGCGGCAAGGCGGTGCTCGATGCGCTCGGTGGAACGGAATGGACCGTCCGGGGCTGTAAACTGCGGAAAGCCGCCGATCTCATCGCCGCCGTCGAGCAGGTCCGGCGTGAGGGAGCCCGCCCGGTGGTCTTTGTCGCCCTGCACGGCTCCTGGGGGGAGAATGGGCGACTGCAGTCGATGCTGGAGCTGCTGGAGGTCCCCTATACGGGGAGCGGTCCGGAGAGCTGCATGGTGGCGATGGACAAATCGCTGAGCAAACTCCGTTTCCGGGCCCAGGGGCTGCCTACCCCCGAGTGGGTGGAGGGGAGCGCGGCCGACGAAGCGCGTTTCCTCGGCGTGGCGTCGGAGCTGCTGGATGTCTTCGGGACGGTGGTGGTCAAGCCCTGTTCCTGCGGCAGCACTGTGGGCATCACCATCGTGGAGCGTCGGGATGAACTGGAGCATGCCGCCGCCAGGGCGTTCCGCCACGATGATGCGATCCTGGCGGAGCGCTATATCCCCGGTCGGGAGCTGACGGTTACGGTGCTCGAAGACCTCCGGGGCGGTCTGGAGGCGCTCCCCGTGGTGGAGATCGTGCCCGACGAGCTGAACGGTCTCTACTCCTATCAGGCGAAGTACTCCCGGGGCTGCTGCAGTTACGTGGTGCCCGCCGCGCTGGGGGAGGAGGCCGCCGATGCGGTCCGCCGGCATGCCCTCGGTGCGCATATCGCGCTCGGCTGCAGAGGATACAGCCGCGTGGATCTCCGGTTTTCCGGCGAAGGCGCACCCGCCCTGCTCGAGGTGAACACCGTGCCGGGGATGACGGGAACCAGCCTGGTGCCCAAGGCGGCGAAGGCCGCCGGCTATTCCTTCGCCGATCTCCTTGGTCACCTGGTGCAGAGGGCCTCTGACAGCGGGACCGCCTTCGCCGCCGGATCGCCTTCTAGTTGGCGCGGATATCGAGGATCTTGA
- a CDS encoding LysM peptidoglycan-binding domain-containing M23 family metallopeptidase, translating into MRYLRGRIGFWLFLAGMASAVVIMALAGGAKARTLGSSPMALALNQELFQPAFAATPSGEFRTVVVNGHPQGMSGPAIGPFQSGSGLFIRDGADASGREESRESLRDGKRRLPLSSERSDEEQERERCWEEHTVCKGETLIAIARQYPVGVKDILRANELDNPDRLDLGQKLFIPRSSDVIPRVIEERERIRQERERKQRRAEPLEMKEYTVQEGDSLWSIAGKFDLDINTLFGCNDLKNPDYLKPGVTLQIPNQDGILYKVEKGDTLSEIAKKYGTYAEAVLASNRFGEQRTLKKGEEIFLPRAKPHVSVFESGRGVPGGGSGFRWPMSSHSVSSGFGWRRDPFSGGRDFHTGIDITASRGAVIRASTAGRVAYAGWMGGYGRVVVLSHKSGYTSLYAHCQSLLVHKGQYVPRGKAIARVGTSGRSTGPHLHFEVRRNNSAINPKKVLQ; encoded by the coding sequence ATGCGGTACTTACGGGGGAGAATCGGTTTCTGGCTCTTTCTTGCCGGGATGGCGAGTGCGGTGGTGATCATGGCACTTGCGGGAGGCGCCAAGGCACGGACGCTGGGAAGCTCGCCGATGGCCCTTGCGCTGAATCAGGAGCTCTTCCAGCCGGCCTTTGCGGCGACGCCGTCAGGCGAGTTCCGGACTGTTGTGGTCAATGGCCATCCCCAGGGAATGAGCGGCCCGGCCATCGGGCCCTTTCAGAGCGGTTCGGGGCTCTTCATCCGTGACGGGGCAGACGCTTCCGGACGCGAGGAGAGCCGGGAGAGCCTCCGGGACGGCAAGCGCCGGCTCCCCCTGTCTTCGGAGAGATCCGATGAAGAACAGGAGCGCGAACGATGCTGGGAGGAACATACGGTCTGCAAGGGTGAAACCCTGATCGCTATCGCCAGGCAGTACCCGGTAGGGGTGAAGGATATCCTCAGGGCCAACGAGCTGGACAATCCCGACCGCCTCGACCTGGGACAGAAGTTGTTTATTCCGAGAAGCAGTGATGTCATTCCTCGCGTCATCGAGGAGCGGGAACGGATCAGGCAGGAACGGGAGCGGAAGCAGCGGCGGGCGGAGCCGCTGGAGATGAAGGAATACACGGTGCAGGAAGGCGATAGCCTCTGGTCTATCGCCGGAAAGTTCGATCTCGACATCAACACCCTCTTCGGTTGTAACGACCTCAAGAATCCCGACTATCTCAAGCCGGGGGTTACCCTTCAGATTCCCAACCAGGACGGCATTCTCTACAAGGTTGAAAAGGGCGACACGCTGTCGGAGATCGCCAAGAAGTACGGCACCTATGCGGAAGCGGTGCTGGCATCGAACAGGTTTGGCGAGCAGCGCACCCTGAAGAAGGGCGAGGAGATCTTCCTCCCCAGGGCCAAGCCCCATGTCTCCGTCTTCGAGAGCGGCCGGGGCGTGCCGGGCGGCGGCAGCGGATTCCGCTGGCCCATGAGCAGTCACAGTGTCTCCAGCGGGTTTGGATGGCGGAGGGATCCCTTCAGCGGCGGGCGCGATTTCCACACCGGCATCGACATTACGGCGTCCCGCGGAGCGGTCATCCGGGCATCGACGGCGGGACGTGTGGCCTATGCGGGATGGATGGGCGGCTACGGCAGGGTCGTGGTCCTCAGTCACAAGAGCGGCTACACGAGCCTCTACGCCCACTGCCAGTCGCTTCTGGTCCACAAGGGGCAGTACGTGCCGCGCGGGAAGGCCATCGCCAGGGTGGGCACCTCCGGTCGCTCTACGGGTCCCCACCTCCACTTCGAGGTCCGGCGGAACAATTCGGCGATCAATCCCAAAAAGGTGCTGCAATAG
- the greA gene encoding transcription elongation factor GreA, translating into MTQAQTQNGKIQMTKEGYEKLKEELVSLRTEGRSEIARKLEEARSFGDLSENAEYHAAKEEQAQMETRIQWLESRLSRVDLVDTKSIDTSKVGLGATVTIRDLGNAREYTYTIVGSDETDPKQSRISQASPVGQALQGKSIGDVAQVKVPKGIRELKILDIRAN; encoded by the coding sequence ATGACACAAGCACAGACGCAAAACGGCAAAATTCAGATGACCAAAGAAGGCTACGAAAAACTCAAGGAAGAGCTTGTTTCCCTTCGAACCGAAGGCCGCTCGGAGATCGCCCGCAAACTCGAAGAGGCCAGGAGTTTCGGTGATCTCAGCGAAAACGCCGAATACCACGCCGCAAAGGAAGAGCAGGCCCAGATGGAGACCCGGATCCAGTGGCTCGAATCCCGTTTGAGCCGGGTGGATCTCGTGGACACCAAGAGCATCGACACCAGCAAAGTGGGGCTCGGCGCCACGGTGACGATCCGGGATCTGGGCAACGCCAGGGAGTACACCTACACCATCGTCGGCTCCGACGAAACAGACCCCAAACAGAGCCGCATCTCCCAGGCCAGCCCCGTCGGCCAGGCGCTGCAGGGCAAATCCATCGGGGATGTCGCCCAGGTCAAGGTGCCCAAGGGAATCCGGGAGCTCAAGATCCTCGATATCCGCGCCAACTAG
- a CDS encoding GGDEF domain-containing protein: MQSPAWARYRLRDRWSSLLLEHGFEEGVSPCLGALRHTGGAEQALLLGAPDDDSPEWRVIAARVRETEEEIMKRLTPVLQRLPERRSLPVAVEPAGGPQVLVPVRNGAGLLGALGLWKLWGRSISREDYPYLMDLAKLLGRSWRESRERLMLHRALQLASAGTIANQALYGDAELFPAAIRKALEQVNKLVPFSFCSLYGLDWDTRNAEPLFTWRERQPFDLYEDEEFLLGKGLKALALEQGKAIVLNGLDRGDLGCYAALPAVARDETSRVVGTFGGTDSGLFTTQRLRWLRTFMDRFVQTWYLWMQFRRLEREALRDEITGINNKRHGERVARRMWERHTALGGALSVAIFDLDHFKKVNDLHGHLAGDIVLGRFGEMLQEQEGDLVVPYRFGGEEFCLLMEGVSMKQAVLTCETVRRTIAEETFRTQYDVLKVTVSCGITEAVTDGLSSLQEAFDKADRRLYQAKHRGRNRVVFTE; the protein is encoded by the coding sequence ATGCAGAGTCCTGCGTGGGCGCGGTACAGACTACGGGATCGGTGGAGTTCGCTCCTTCTGGAGCACGGTTTCGAGGAAGGGGTGTCGCCCTGTCTCGGGGCGCTCAGGCATACCGGAGGGGCGGAACAGGCCCTGCTGCTCGGTGCGCCCGACGACGACAGCCCGGAGTGGCGGGTGATCGCCGCCCGTGTCCGGGAGACCGAAGAGGAGATCATGAAGCGCCTCACCCCGGTACTCCAGCGGCTTCCCGAGCGGCGTTCCCTCCCTGTGGCGGTGGAGCCCGCCGGGGGGCCGCAGGTCCTCGTTCCCGTCCGTAACGGGGCCGGTCTGCTCGGCGCCCTGGGTCTCTGGAAGCTCTGGGGCAGGAGTATCAGCAGGGAGGATTATCCCTACCTGATGGATCTGGCCAAGCTTCTGGGCCGATCCTGGCGGGAGAGCCGGGAGCGTTTGATGCTGCACCGGGCGCTGCAGCTTGCGTCGGCGGGGACCATCGCCAACCAGGCGCTCTACGGCGATGCCGAACTCTTCCCCGCGGCGATCAGAAAGGCGCTGGAGCAGGTGAATAAGCTCGTCCCCTTTTCCTTCTGTTCGCTCTACGGCCTCGACTGGGATACCCGCAATGCCGAACCGCTCTTCACCTGGCGGGAGCGACAGCCCTTCGACCTCTACGAGGACGAGGAATTCCTTCTGGGAAAGGGGCTCAAGGCCCTTGCGCTGGAGCAGGGAAAGGCTATTGTCCTGAACGGTCTGGACCGAGGCGACCTTGGGTGTTACGCGGCGTTGCCGGCGGTCGCCAGGGATGAAACCTCACGTGTCGTCGGCACCTTCGGTGGCACGGACTCCGGCCTCTTTACCACACAGCGGCTCCGGTGGCTGCGGACCTTTATGGACCGATTCGTGCAGACCTGGTACCTCTGGATGCAATTCCGACGTCTGGAACGGGAGGCGCTGCGCGACGAGATCACCGGCATCAACAACAAACGCCACGGGGAGCGGGTGGCCCGCCGCATGTGGGAGCGGCACACGGCGCTCGGTGGTGCGCTCTCCGTGGCGATCTTCGATCTGGATCATTTCAAAAAGGTGAACGATCTCCACGGGCATCTGGCCGGCGATATCGTCCTGGGGCGTTTCGGCGAGATGCTGCAGGAGCAGGAGGGGGATCTGGTGGTGCCCTACCGCTTCGGGGGCGAGGAGTTCTGTCTGCTCATGGAGGGGGTTTCCATGAAACAGGCTGTCCTGACCTGCGAGACTGTACGCCGGACCATCGCGGAGGAGACCTTCCGTACGCAGTACGATGTCCTGAAGGTGACCGTCAGCTGCGGCATCACCGAGGCGGTGACCGACGGACTGTCCAGCTTGCAGGAGGCCTTCGACAAGGCGGACCGGCGGCTCTATCAGGCCAAGCATCGCGGCCGGAACAGGGTTGTGTTTACGGAGTAG
- a CDS encoding CTP synthase, which yields MTKYVFVTGGVVSSLGKGITASSLGVLLKRRGLRVSIIKLDPYINVDAGTMNPFQHGEVFVTDDGAETDLDLGHYERFIDESLSAENNVTTGKVYSSVIAKEREGRYLGATVQVIPHITNEIQERILSVGEEQDVVIVEIGGTVGDIEGLPYLEAIRQLAARVGRENTLFCHVTLVPYIAAAGELKTKPTQHSVNELRRIGIQPDVIVCRSRYSLVEDIRDKIALFCNVRKRAVVEELDARSIYEVPLTLCEQQFDTLVLDHLEMERGCEPSMDDWRSFVERAASAERVVEIAMVGKYVSHKDAYLSVVEALHHAGVASSVNIRLRHVEAEDVEEEGAEALLKGVQGILVPGGFGTRGAEGKIAAAGFAREQGVPYLGLCLGMQVAVVEFARNVCGIAAAHSVEFDPGTPNPVIHLMEEQKKIRDLGGTMRLGAYNCRLVAGTRAGKAYAEEVIAERHRHRYELNNGYRGQLAEAGMVAAGICEGYDLVEIVELVDHPWFVGVQFHPEFTSRPVRPHPLFRDFVAAAGRREPYATERSVMR from the coding sequence ATGACCAAGTATGTATTTGTGACCGGGGGAGTCGTTTCATCGCTGGGCAAGGGTATCACGGCGTCTTCACTGGGCGTGCTGTTGAAACGGAGAGGTCTGCGGGTTTCCATCATCAAGCTTGATCCCTATATCAATGTGGATGCCGGAACGATGAACCCCTTTCAGCACGGGGAGGTTTTCGTTACCGACGACGGGGCGGAGACGGATCTGGATCTGGGCCACTACGAGCGCTTTATTGATGAATCGCTCTCCGCCGAGAACAATGTCACCACCGGGAAGGTCTACTCCTCTGTCATCGCCAAGGAGCGCGAAGGGCGCTACCTGGGGGCGACGGTGCAGGTCATTCCCCATATCACCAACGAGATCCAGGAGCGCATTCTCTCCGTCGGCGAAGAGCAGGATGTGGTGATTGTCGAGATCGGCGGCACCGTGGGCGACATCGAGGGACTGCCCTACCTGGAGGCGATCCGGCAGCTCGCCGCACGGGTGGGCAGGGAGAACACGCTCTTCTGCCATGTTACGCTGGTGCCCTACATCGCTGCGGCGGGGGAGCTGAAAACCAAACCCACCCAGCACAGCGTCAATGAACTGCGGCGTATCGGTATTCAGCCGGATGTCATCGTCTGCCGTTCCCGCTATTCTTTGGTCGAGGATATCCGCGACAAGATCGCGCTCTTCTGTAACGTCCGCAAACGTGCCGTTGTGGAGGAGCTGGACGCCCGAAGCATCTACGAGGTTCCCCTCACCCTCTGTGAGCAGCAGTTCGACACGCTGGTCCTGGATCACCTGGAGATGGAGCGGGGCTGCGAACCCTCCATGGACGACTGGAGAAGCTTTGTGGAGCGCGCCGCCTCGGCGGAGCGGGTCGTGGAGATCGCCATGGTGGGCAAATATGTGAGCCACAAGGATGCCTATCTGAGTGTCGTGGAAGCGCTGCACCACGCCGGCGTGGCGAGCAGCGTGAATATCCGTCTGCGCCACGTGGAGGCCGAGGATGTGGAAGAGGAAGGCGCGGAAGCTTTGCTCAAGGGTGTCCAGGGAATCCTCGTTCCCGGCGGGTTCGGCACGCGTGGAGCCGAAGGAAAGATCGCCGCGGCGGGGTTCGCCCGGGAGCAGGGGGTCCCCTATCTGGGCCTCTGTCTGGGTATGCAGGTGGCGGTGGTGGAGTTTGCCAGGAATGTCTGTGGTATCGCGGCCGCCCATAGCGTGGAGTTCGATCCCGGAACCCCGAACCCGGTGATCCATCTGATGGAAGAGCAGAAGAAGATCCGTGATCTGGGGGGGACCATGCGGCTGGGAGCCTACAATTGCCGTCTCGTTGCCGGGACCAGGGCAGGGAAGGCCTATGCGGAGGAGGTTATTGCCGAACGGCACCGGCACCGGTACGAGCTGAACAACGGGTACCGGGGGCAGCTTGCCGAGGCCGGTATGGTGGCCGCGGGGATCTGTGAGGGATACGATCTTGTAGAGATTGTGGAGCTTGTGGATCACCCCTGGTTTGTGGGGGTGCAGTTCCATCCCGAGTTCACCTCGCGGCCGGTGCGTCCCCACCCTCTCTTTCGGGATTTCGTGGCAGCCGCCGGAAGGAGAGAACCCTATGCAACAGAGAGGAGCGTGATGCGTTGA
- the thrC gene encoding threonine synthase, with translation MGLLRRYERLLPLAGATPRLSLEEGGTPLVRCGHLGRALGIDLYAKFDGMNPTGSFKDRGMVLAVSKALEEGAGAVVCASTGNTSASAAAYAAHAGIPCYVLLPAGNVAMGKLAQALLYGAQVVAVRGNFDRALELARRASDQLGLAIVNSVNRFRLWGQRSAAWEICDELGDAPEWLAIPVGNAGNITAYWAGFVQYRRIGMTSRVPQMMGFQAEGASPMVTGRPVDTPETVATAIRIGRPVNAAKARWAARMSGGAFGSVSDREILAAQRELASREGIFAEPASCAPLAGLKRLAERGELPAGKKVVMVLTGNGLKDPQAVIDALPAPREIDDSWDALKGVLGR, from the coding sequence ATGGGACTGTTACGCAGATATGAGAGGCTGTTGCCGCTGGCCGGAGCCACACCGAGGCTCTCCCTGGAGGAGGGAGGCACGCCGCTGGTGCGGTGCGGCCACCTGGGGCGTGCCCTGGGCATAGACCTCTACGCGAAGTTCGACGGGATGAACCCCACAGGGTCGTTCAAGGACCGGGGGATGGTGCTGGCTGTCTCCAAGGCGCTGGAGGAAGGAGCCGGGGCGGTGGTCTGCGCATCCACGGGGAACACCTCGGCATCCGCCGCGGCCTACGCGGCCCATGCCGGCATCCCCTGCTATGTGTTGCTGCCCGCAGGGAATGTGGCCATGGGCAAGCTGGCTCAGGCGCTGCTCTACGGGGCGCAGGTGGTGGCGGTCCGAGGCAACTTCGACAGGGCCCTGGAACTGGCCCGCCGGGCCTCGGACCAGCTGGGACTGGCCATTGTCAATTCCGTCAACCGCTTCCGCCTCTGGGGGCAACGGTCGGCGGCCTGGGAGATCTGCGACGAGCTGGGCGATGCGCCGGAATGGCTGGCCATCCCGGTGGGCAACGCCGGGAACATCACCGCCTACTGGGCGGGCTTTGTCCAGTACCGTCGGATAGGTATGACCTCCCGGGTACCGCAGATGATGGGGTTCCAGGCGGAAGGTGCCTCGCCCATGGTGACGGGGCGGCCCGTGGATACCCCGGAGACCGTCGCTACGGCCATCCGGATCGGCCGGCCGGTGAACGCGGCCAAGGCCCGCTGGGCGGCGCGGATGTCCGGAGGTGCCTTTGGTTCGGTCAGTGACCGGGAGATCCTTGCGGCACAGCGGGAACTGGCTTCCCGGGAGGGCATCTTTGCCGAGCCCGCCTCCTGTGCGCCGCTTGCCGGTCTGAAGCGGCTTGCGGAGAGAGGGGAGCTTCCCGCAGGGAAGAAGGTGGTCATGGTGCTCACCGGCAACGGATTGAAGGACCCCCAGGCGGTGATCGATGCCCTCCCGGCCCCTCGGGAGATCGACGACAGCTGGGATGCCCTGAAGGGGGTGCTTGGACGGTGA
- the thrB gene encoding homoserine kinase, which produces MTPLVRVRVPATSANLGSGFDTLGMALSFYNIYEALEILEVGEYRLEVVGEGSRELDDPAANLAIRCYEQAFTEWGREPPGLAFRALNAVPLCRGLGSSASAVVGGVLLANALRERPFPREELLDLMVRLEGHPDNVVPACLGGMVVSCLDNGTLRHVKLSSLPERMTVVVAVPEYLVNTADARDALPESVPLKDAVFNVSRAALLTAAWATGAWEHLAWATEDKLHQQFRARLFPGGENILEEVKECPGCRGVAISGSGPSMMAFVEGTPKYAAERMCRIFAEHGVRSRFYVLDIDEGGAQVHREGALCPC; this is translated from the coding sequence GTGACGCCGCTTGTACGTGTCCGGGTTCCGGCGACCAGTGCCAATCTGGGCTCGGGATTTGATACACTGGGAATGGCGCTTTCGTTTTACAATATCTATGAGGCTCTGGAGATCCTCGAAGTGGGGGAGTACCGCCTGGAGGTGGTCGGCGAAGGGAGCCGGGAGCTGGACGATCCCGCTGCGAATCTGGCCATACGCTGCTACGAACAGGCCTTTACGGAGTGGGGCCGGGAGCCCCCGGGGCTCGCCTTCCGGGCCCTCAACGCCGTGCCGCTCTGCCGCGGTCTGGGGAGTTCCGCCAGCGCCGTGGTGGGGGGAGTGCTGCTCGCCAATGCGCTGCGGGAACGGCCCTTCCCCAGGGAGGAACTTCTGGATCTGATGGTCCGGCTGGAGGGGCACCCCGACAATGTGGTGCCCGCCTGTCTGGGCGGGATGGTGGTCAGCTGTCTCGACAACGGAACGCTGCGGCACGTGAAGCTCTCCTCGTTGCCGGAACGGATGACGGTGGTTGTCGCCGTACCGGAGTATCTGGTGAATACCGCCGACGCCCGGGATGCCCTGCCGGAATCGGTGCCGCTGAAGGATGCGGTGTTCAATGTCAGTCGGGCGGCCCTGCTGACGGCGGCCTGGGCCACCGGAGCCTGGGAGCACCTTGCCTGGGCCACGGAGGACAAACTGCACCAGCAGTTCCGGGCGCGCCTCTTCCCCGGCGGGGAGAACATCCTCGAGGAGGTCAAAGAGTGCCCCGGCTGCCGGGGGGTGGCCATCAGCGGGTCCGGCCCCAGCATGATGGCCTTTGTGGAGGGAACGCCCAAATACGCGGCGGAACGGATGTGCCGGATCTTCGCCGAACACGGCGTCCGTTCGCGGTTCTACGTGCTCGATATCGACGAGGGCGGGGCGCAGGTCCACCGGGAGGGAGCCCTATGTCCCTGTTAG